The Pseudomonas rhizosphaerae genomic sequence ACGGGCAGGTCATTCTGCCGTCTGCCGTGCGCTATCACGCCGACCGCATCGAAGTGGGGGCGGCTGCCAAGGCTGCCGCCGCCAGCGATCCGCTCAATACCGTGCTTTCGGTCAAGCGCCTGATGGGCCGCGGCCTGGCTGACGTCAAGCAACTGGGCGAACAATTGCCCTATCGCTTCGTCGGCGGCGAGTCGCACATGCCGTTCATCGAAACCGCGCAAGGCCCGAAGAGCCCGGTGGAAGTCTCCGCCGACATCCTCAAGGCCCTGCGTCAGCGTGCCGAAGACACCCTGGGTGGCGAACTGGTGGGGGCGGTGATCACCGTGCCGGCCTACTTCGACGACGCCCAGCGCCAGGCCACCAAGGATGCTGCGCGTCTGGCCGGTCTGAACGTCTTGCGTCTGCTCAACGAGCCGACGGCTGCTGCCGTGGCCTATGGCCTGGATCAACACGCCGAAGGGCTGGTGGCGATCTACGACCTGGGCGGCGGGACGTTCGACATTTCCATCCTGCGCCTCACCGGCGGTGTGTTCGAAGTGCTGGCCACCGGCGGCGACAGCGCGCTGGGCGGCGATGACTTTGACCATGCTATCGCCGGTTGGATCGTCGAGCAGGCCGGTGTATCCGCCAACCTCGACCCTGGTGCGCAGCGCCAATTGCTCCAGGCGGCCTGCGCTGCCAAGGAAGCGTTGAGCCAGGCGCACAGCACCACCATCACCTACGGCAGCTGGAGCGCGGAACTCACCCGTGATGCTTTCCAGGCCCTGATCGAACCCATGGTCGCGCGCAGCCTCAAGGCGTGCCGGCGCGCCGTGCGTGACGCGAACATCGAGATCGACGAGATTCTCGCCGTGGTCATGGTTGGCGGTTCCACTCGCGTTCCTCGTGTGCGTGAAGCGGTGGGCGAGCTGTTCGGGCGCCAGCCCCTGACCGATATCGACCCCGACCAGGTTGTGGCCATCGGTGCCGCCATCCAGGCCGATACCCTGGCCGGCAACAAACGTGACGGCGGTGAACTGTTGCTGCTGGACGTCATTCCCCTGTCCCTGGGTCTGGAAACCATGGGCGGGCTGATGGAGAAGGTGATTCCGCGCAATACCACCATTCCCGTCGCCCGCGCCCAGGATTTCACCACGTATAAAGACGGCCAGTCGGCCCTGCTGGTGCATGTGCTGCAGGGTGAGCGCGAACTGATCAGCGACTGCCGTTCCCTGGCCCGCTTCGAGCTGCGCGGCATTCCTGCCATGGTGGCTGGCGCGGCGAAGATCCGCGTGACGTTCCAGGTCGACGCCGATGGCCTGCTCAGCGTGTCCGCGCGCGAGCTGGGTTCGGGTGTGGAAGCGAGCATTCAGGTCAAGCCGTCCTACGGCCTGACGGACGGCGAGATCGCCCGGATGCTCACCGATTCCTTCCAGTACGCCGGTGACGACAAGGTCGCTCGCCAGCTGCGTGAACATCAGGTCGATGGCGAGCGCTTGCTCGAGGCCGTGCAGGCTGCCCTGGACGCCGACGGCGAGCGCCTGCTCGACGACGAGGAGCGCATGGTGATCGGCCTGCAGATGGACGAGTTGCGCGCGCTGGTCAAAGGCAATGACGGTCCGGCCATCGAACAGCAGACCAAGCTGCTGTCGCAGGTGACCGATGCGTTCGCCGCGCGTCGCATGAACAATGCCGTGAAAGACGCCCTGTCAGGGCGCAACCTGAATGAAATTGAGGAATAACTGATGCCGAAGGTGACATTTCTGCCCCACGCCGAGCATTGCCCGGACGGTATGGTGGTCGAGGCTGAAACCGGCAGGTCGCTGCTCGACGTCGCTCACGATCATCACATCGAGATCGAGAGTGCCTGCGGCGGCGTGTGCGCCTGCACCACCTGCCATTGCGTGATCCGCGCCGGTTTCAACACGCTGGAAGAAGCCGACGAGCTGGAAGAGGACTTCCTCGATCGCGCCTGGGGGCTGGAGCCGACTTCGCGCCTGAGCTGCCAGGCCAAGGTCGGCACCGAGGACATCACCGTCGAGATCCCCAAGTACTCGCTCAATCACGCCGCCGAAGCGCCGCACTGACCGAGGGATTGTCATGAACTATGGTTGGAATGACGTACAGCGTATCGCCGAGGAGCTGGAAGAACAGCACCCGGAACTCGATCCGTACTCGATCGGCTTCACTCGCCTGCAGCAGATGATCAAGCAGCTGCCGGATTTCGACGACACCTCCGGTCGCGTCGGCGAGAAGGTCCTGGAAGCGGTGCAGACCCTCTGGGCCGCCGAAAAGGGCTGATCGATTTGCAGGTTAGGCAATACCCCGGAACCCGCGTATAATTCGCGGGTTTAATTTTTCGCTTCAATCACCGTTTCTGGAGTTTCACATGGCTGTTCAACGTACCTTCTCCATCATCAAGCCCGACGCTGTTGCCAAGAACGTCATCGGCGAGATCACCACTCGTTTCGAAAAGGCCGGCCTGCGCGTCGTTGCCTCGAAACTCAAGCAACTGTCCAAGGCCGAGGCCGAAGGCTTCTACGCCGAGCACAGCGCTCGTGGCTTCTTCGGTGAACTGGTTGCTTTCATGACTTCCGGCCCGGTTGTCGTTCAGGTTCTGGAAGGCGAAAACGCCATCGCTCTGAACCGCGAGCTGATGGGCGCCACCAACCCTAAAGAAGCCGCTGCCGGTACCATCCGCGCCGACTTCGCCGAGTCGATCGACGCCAACGCCGTTCACGGTTCGGACTCCGAAGCCGCTGCTGCTCGCGAAATCGCATACTTCTTCGCTACTACCGAAGTAACCACTCGCTAAGCTACGGCTCACGAGTGAAGGTGAATCCATGACTGATATGACTGGCAAGACGAACCTGTTGGGGTTGACCCAACCGGAAATGGAACAGTTCTTCGACTCGATCGGGGAGAAGCGCTTTCGTGCCGGTCAGGTCATGAAGTGGATTCACCATTTTGGCGTGGACGATTTCGATGCCATGACCAACGTCGGCAAGGCCCTGCGCGAAAAGCTCAAGGCCTGCGCCGAGATCCGCGGCCCCGAAGTGGTCAGCGAGGACATCTCCACCGACGGCACCCGCAAATGGGTGGTGCGCGTGGCGTCCGGCAGCTGCGTCGAAACCGTCTACATCCCCCAGGGCAAGCGCGGCACCTTGTGTGTTTCGTCCCAGGCGGGCTGTGCCCTGGATTGCAGTTTCTGCTCCACCGGCAAACAAGGCTTCAACAGCAACCTTACCGCCGCCGAAGTCATCGGCCAGGTGTGGATTGCCAACAAATCCTTCGGCAGCGTCCCGGCGACCGTCGACCGTGCCATCACCAACGTGGTGATGATGGGCATGGGCGAGCCGCTGCTGAACTTCGACAACGTCATCGCGGCCATGCGCCTGATGATGGATGACCTGGGCTATGGCATCTCCAAACGCCGGGTCACCCTGTCCACCTCCGGCGTCGTGCCGATGATCGACGTGCTCGCCGATCACATCGACGTCTCCCTGGCCCTGTCGCTGCATGCGCCCAACGACGCACTGCGCAACCAGCTGGTGCCGATCAACAAGAAGTACCCGCTCAAGATGCTGCTCGAGTCGTGCCAGCGCTACATGTCGCAACTGGGCGAAAAGCGTGTGCTGACCATCGAGTACACCTTGCTCAAGGACGTCAACGACCAGCTCGACCATGCGGTCGAAATGGTCGAGCTGCTCAAGAACGTGCCGTGCAAGATCAACCTGATCCCGTTCAACCCGTTCCCGCATTCCGGTTACGAGCGCCCGAGCAACAATGCCATCCGCCGTTTCCAGGATCACCTGCACCAGGCCGGTTTCAACGTGACCGTGCGCACCACCCGTGGCGAGGACATCGACGCCGCCTGTGGTCAGTTGGTCGGCCAGGTGATGGACCGCACGCGTCGCAGTGAACGCTACATCGCCGTACGCCAATTAGGCGCTGAGGCCGATATGCCGCAAACTGCCGCGAATCGGAACTGAACGAGAGGAACCCCATGACCCTGCGCGCCGCGCTGCTGATCGTCTTCGCCTTGCTGACCGGCTGCGTCACCACGGGCAAGGTCAACCCGATGGACACCAGCAAGGGTCGGGACGAGGCGCGTCAGGCATATGTGCAACTGGGTCTGGGCTACTTGCAGGAAGGCAGCACCGAACGGGCGAAGATTCCCCTGAAGAAGGCCCTGGAGCTCAACAGCTCCGACGCCGATGCCAACGCGGCGTTGGCGTTGGTGTTCCAGGCGGAAATGGAACCCGAGCTTGCCGAGCAGCACTTTCGCAAGGCTTTGAACGCACGCAGCGATGCCCGTATCCTGAACAACTACGGCAGCTTCCTGTACGAGCAAAAACGCTACAAGGAAGCTTACGAACTGTTCGAGAAGGCCGCTGCCGATACGCTCTATCCGGAGCGCTCGCGGGTTTTCGAGAACCTGGGCATGACCGCGGTTGCCCTGGGGCAGCGCGAGGTGGCACAGCAGAACCTGGAGAAAGCCCTGCGGCTCAACCGCCAGCAGCCACGCGCATTGCTGGAAATGGCCGAAATGTCGTACCAGGACATGCACTACGTGCCGGCCAAGGAGTATTTCGACCGGTTCACCCAGTTGAGCGAGCACACCGCGCGCAGCCTGCTGCTTGGTACGCGTCTGGCGAAAGTCTATGAAGACAAGAACAAGGCCGCCAGTTATGGCCTGCAACTCAAACGGCTTTATCCCGGTACGCCGGAATATCAGCAATACCTGTCGGAGCAAAGATGAAAGCGGCGCATCCCGAAGTAGCAGCAGGCTCTCGTGTAAACCCCGGCGATACCTTGCGTCAGGCCCGCGAAAGTAAAGCGTGGTCGTTGCCTGAGGTCGCCGCGCGGCTGAACCTCACCCCCACCTCGCTGGCCAACCTGGAAGCGGGCGCGTTCGACAAGCTGCCCGGCCACACCTTTTCCCGCGGCTACATCCGTGCCTACGCCAAGTTGCTGGGTCTGGACCAGGCCGTGCTGGTGCAGGCCTTCGACCAGTACACCGGCACCAACGCGCAGGGCAGCAACGTGCATGGCCTGGGGCGCATAGAAGAACCCTCGCGCCTGGCCCACAACCTGCTGCGTATCGTCAGCCTGATGCTGGTACTGGCGCTGGTCGGCGGCGGCTTCCTGTGGTGGCAGGACAAGACCACCACCCGTGGCAGCGATCCAACCAACGTCGCGTTGGAGCACGTCGAAGTCGAAAGCGCCGACGGCACCACCCAGATCCATCCGCTGGACGAGCCCGAAGACCAGGCCGTCGTGGCCGCGCGTGAAGGCGAACCCACCTCGTTGAGCCTGGGTCAGGGCCAGACCCCGGTTGATCCTGCTACCACCGGTACACCGGCGACCACGACGGCGCAGTCACCTGCCGCCGTTGCGCAGACGCCTGCAACTGTTGCCACACCTGTTCCCGCACCTGTTTCCGCACCTGTTTCTAATACTGCGACAACACCTGCCGCGCCGGCCCCCGTTGCAACGCCTGCGCCCGTCGAAGCACCCGTGGCCGGGCAGGGCCAGGTCGGCATGAACTTCGTCGCCGACTGCTGGACCCAGGTCACCGATGCCACCGGCAAGGTGCTGTACAGCGGCCTCAAGCGCAGTGGCGAAAACCTTCAGGTCAGCGGCAAGCCGCCGCTTTCCATACGCCTGGGCGTGGCCAATGCCGCCCAGGTGACTTACAACGGTCAAGCGGTGGATGTCGCACCCTTTACCAAGGGCAATACTGCTCGCATGAAGCTGGGGCAATAACATGCACGGTGAATCTCCGATCAAGCGCCGCGAATCGCGCAAAATATGGGTAGGCTCGGTGCCGGTTGGGGGCGATGCGCCCATCGCCGTGCAGAGCATGACCAACACCGACACCAATGATGTCGATGCCACCGTTGGGCAGATCCAGCGCCTGGTCGATGCCGGCGCCGACATCGTGCGCGTGTCCGTGCCCGACATGGACGCCGCCGAGGCCTTCGGTCGCATCAAGCAGCGCGTCAGCGTGCCGCTGGTGGCCGATATCCACTTCGACTACAAGATCGCCCTGCGCGTGGCCGAACTGGGTGTGGACTGCCTGCGCATCAACCCCGGCAACATTGGCCGCGAAGACCGCGTGCGCGCGGTGGTCGATGCCGCTCGCGATCGTGGCATCCCGATCCGTATCGGCGTCAACGCAGGCTCCCTGGAAAAGGACCTGCAGAAGAAGTACGGCGAACCGACCCCCGAAGCCCTGGTCGAGTCCGCGCTGCGTCACGTCGAGCACCTGGTACGCCTGGATTTCCACGACTTCAAGGTCAGCGTGAAGGCCTCCGACGTGTTCATGGCCGTCGATGCCTATCGCCTGCTGGCCAAGCAGATCATCCAGCCACTGCACTTGGGCATCACCGAAGCCGGTGGCCTGCGTTCCGGCACCGTGAAGTCGGCGGTCGGCCTGGGCATGCTGCTGGCCGACGGCATCGGCGACACCATCCGCATTTCCCTGGCGGCCGATCCGGTGGAAGAGGTCAAGGTTGGCTACGACATCCTCAAGTCGTTGCGCCTGCGTTCGCGCGGCATCAACTTCATTGCCTGCCCCAGCTGCTCGCGGCAAAACTTCGACGTGGTCAAGACCATGAACGAACTCGAAGGCCGTCTCGAAGACCTGCTGGTGCCGCTGGACGTCGCGGTCATCGGTTGCGTGGTCAACGGCCCGGGCGAGGCCAAGGAAGCGCACGTCGGCCTGACCGGCGGCACGCCGAACCTGATCTACATCGACGGCAAGCCGTCGCAGAAATTGACCAACGAGAATCTGGTGGACGAGCTTGAACGGCTCATCCGGCAGAAGGCCGCGGAAAAGGTCGAAGCCGACGCGGCGTTGATCGTCCGCGGCTAACAGGGATTCCTAAGGATATTTTGTGAGCAAGACTCTGCAAGCCATTCGTGGTATGAACGACATCCTGCCCGAGCAGACGCCGCTGTGGCGCTACTTCGAGGGCACTGTGGCCAGCCTGCTGGACGGCTACGGCTATCGCCAGATCCGCATGCCCATCGTCGAGTTCACCGACCTGTTCAAGCGCTCCATCGGCGAGGTCACCGACATCGTCGAAAAGGAGATGTACACCTTCGAGGATCGCAACGGTGATTCCCTCACGCTGCGTCCCGAAGGCACCGCGGCCTGTGTCCGCGCCGTGCTCGAGCATGGCTTGAGCGGTGGTGGCCAAGTGCAGAAGCTGTGGTACATGGGCCCGATGTTTCGCCATGAGCGGCCGCAGAAAGGGCGTTACCGCCAGTTTCACCAGATCGGCCTGGAAGTGTTCAACCTCGACGGCCCCGACATCGATGCCGAGCTGATCGTACTCACCTGGCGGCTGTGGAAGCTGCTGGGCATCCGCGACGCGGTGACCCTGGAGCTCAATAGCCTGGGCACCAGCGAGGCGCGTGGTCGCTACCGCGAGGCGCTGGTGGAGTTTCTCACCGCGCACCTGGACCAGATCGACGAAGACAGCCAGCGCCGCCTGAAGACCAACCCCTTGCGCGTGCTCGATACCAAGCATCCGGAAACCCAGGCGGTGTTGGTCAACGCGCCGAAGCTGGCGGATTATCTGGACGACGAATCGCGCGTGCATTTCGAAGGCCTGAAGGCGCGTCTGGATGCTGCCGGCATTCCCTACGTGATCAATCCCAAGCTGGTGCGGGGGCTGGACTACTACAGCAAGACCGTTTTCGAGTGGGTCACCGACAAGTTGGGCGCCCAGGGTACCGTTTGTGCCGGGGGCCGCTATGATGGCCTGGTCGAGCAGATGGGTGGCAAGCCGACGCCGGGCGTGGGTTTTGCCATGGGCATCGAACGTCTGATCCTGCTGCTCGAAACCCTGGAGCAGGTACCCGAGTCCATTTCGCGGCAGGTGGATGTCTACCTCTGCGCATTCGGCGAGCAGGCCGAGCTGGCAGGGCTGACCCTGGCCGAGCGGCTGCGCGACCAGGTGCCAGGTCTGCGCCTGATGGTCAACGCCGGTGCTGGCAGTTTCAAGAGCCAGTTCAAGAAGGCTGACAAGAGCGGTGCGTTGTACGCCCTTATCCTGGGGGACGACGAACTGGCCCAACAAGTGGTAGGTTTCAAACCCCTGCGCGGCCAGGGCGAACAACAGAACATTGCCTGGTCGGCATTGGCCGACCATCTGGCGACCTGCGTTGTGCAGGGCTGAATCAAGCAAGCATCAAGCATTTGCGTGAATAGGAGCATTGGGGTGTCGAGTACCGAAGACGAACAAATGGGCGAACTCAAGGACTGGTGGCAGCGTAACGGCAAGCCCCTGGTGACCGGTGGCCTGCTGGCCCTGGTGGTCGTGTTCGGCTGGCAAGCCTGGACCCGCTACCAGAGCAACCAGTCGCAGAGCGCTTCCAACCTGTACCAGCAGTTGCTGGAAGCCAGCCTGACCCCGACCGGCAAGCCCGATACCGCCCAGGTCGCGGATCTGGCCGGCAAGCTCAAGAACGAGTTCGGCGGCACTGCCTATGCGCAGTACGCCAGCCTGTTCCTGGCCAAGGCCGCTGTCGACACCGGCAAGCTCGACGACGCTGCAGCCGAACTCAAGACGGTGGTCGACAAGCCTGCCGATACCACACTGGGTGAAATTGCACGCCAGCGCCTGGCCCAGGTCATGGCCGCGCAGAACAAGGCCGAAGACGCCTTGAAACTGCTCGACGGCGATGCCGACAAGGCGTTCCTGGCCGCTCGCGAAGAACTCAAGGGCGACCTGCTGGTGCAGTTGGGCCGCAGCGATGACGCCTATGCCGCCTATCAAAAAGCCAAGGCTGCGCTCTCCGATGAAGCGGCGGTCGGCGGCCTTCAAATCAAGCTCGACGACCTGGCCAAAGGGGATGCGTGACGTGATCCGTTGGAAACATGCAGCATTGCTGGCCCTGGCCTTGATGGCCGTGGGTTGCAGCAGCAACAGCAAGAAGGAACTGCCTCCGGCCGAACTGACCGACTTCAAGGAAGAAGTGTCCTTGCAGAAAGTCTGGAGCCGCGGGATCGGCGACGGCCAGGGCAAGACCTACAACATGCTCGTGCCGGCAGTCGAGAACGATCGCATCTATGCCGCCGACGTGACC encodes the following:
- the hisS gene encoding histidine--tRNA ligase, producing MSKTLQAIRGMNDILPEQTPLWRYFEGTVASLLDGYGYRQIRMPIVEFTDLFKRSIGEVTDIVEKEMYTFEDRNGDSLTLRPEGTAACVRAVLEHGLSGGGQVQKLWYMGPMFRHERPQKGRYRQFHQIGLEVFNLDGPDIDAELIVLTWRLWKLLGIRDAVTLELNSLGTSEARGRYREALVEFLTAHLDQIDEDSQRRLKTNPLRVLDTKHPETQAVLVNAPKLADYLDDESRVHFEGLKARLDAAGIPYVINPKLVRGLDYYSKTVFEWVTDKLGAQGTVCAGGRYDGLVEQMGGKPTPGVGFAMGIERLILLLETLEQVPESISRQVDVYLCAFGEQAELAGLTLAERLRDQVPGLRLMVNAGAGSFKSQFKKADKSGALYALILGDDELAQQVVGFKPLRGQGEQQNIAWSALADHLATCVVQG
- a CDS encoding RodZ domain-containing protein, with the translated sequence MKAAHPEVAAGSRVNPGDTLRQARESKAWSLPEVAARLNLTPTSLANLEAGAFDKLPGHTFSRGYIRAYAKLLGLDQAVLVQAFDQYTGTNAQGSNVHGLGRIEEPSRLAHNLLRIVSLMLVLALVGGGFLWWQDKTTTRGSDPTNVALEHVEVESADGTTQIHPLDEPEDQAVVAAREGEPTSLSLGQGQTPVDPATTGTPATTTAQSPAAVAQTPATVATPVPAPVSAPVSNTATTPAAPAPVATPAPVEAPVAGQGQVGMNFVADCWTQVTDATGKVLYSGLKRSGENLQVSGKPPLSIRLGVANAAQVTYNGQAVDVAPFTKGNTARMKLGQ
- the ispG gene encoding flavodoxin-dependent (E)-4-hydroxy-3-methylbut-2-enyl-diphosphate synthase; protein product: MHGESPIKRRESRKIWVGSVPVGGDAPIAVQSMTNTDTNDVDATVGQIQRLVDAGADIVRVSVPDMDAAEAFGRIKQRVSVPLVADIHFDYKIALRVAELGVDCLRINPGNIGREDRVRAVVDAARDRGIPIRIGVNAGSLEKDLQKKYGEPTPEALVESALRHVEHLVRLDFHDFKVSVKASDVFMAVDAYRLLAKQIIQPLHLGITEAGGLRSGTVKSAVGLGMLLADGIGDTIRISLAADPVEEVKVGYDILKSLRLRSRGINFIACPSCSRQNFDVVKTMNELEGRLEDLLVPLDVAVIGCVVNGPGEAKEAHVGLTGGTPNLIYIDGKPSQKLTNENLVDELERLIRQKAAEKVEADAALIVRG
- the fdx gene encoding ISC system 2Fe-2S type ferredoxin, producing MPKVTFLPHAEHCPDGMVVEAETGRSLLDVAHDHHIEIESACGGVCACTTCHCVIRAGFNTLEEADELEEDFLDRAWGLEPTSRLSCQAKVGTEDITVEIPKYSLNHAAEAPH
- the rlmN gene encoding 23S rRNA (adenine(2503)-C(2))-methyltransferase RlmN, whose protein sequence is MTDMTGKTNLLGLTQPEMEQFFDSIGEKRFRAGQVMKWIHHFGVDDFDAMTNVGKALREKLKACAEIRGPEVVSEDISTDGTRKWVVRVASGSCVETVYIPQGKRGTLCVSSQAGCALDCSFCSTGKQGFNSNLTAAEVIGQVWIANKSFGSVPATVDRAITNVVMMGMGEPLLNFDNVIAAMRLMMDDLGYGISKRRVTLSTSGVVPMIDVLADHIDVSLALSLHAPNDALRNQLVPINKKYPLKMLLESCQRYMSQLGEKRVLTIEYTLLKDVNDQLDHAVEMVELLKNVPCKINLIPFNPFPHSGYERPSNNAIRRFQDHLHQAGFNVTVRTTRGEDIDAACGQLVGQVMDRTRRSERYIAVRQLGAEADMPQTAANRN
- the pilW gene encoding type IV pilus biogenesis/stability protein PilW; this encodes MTLRAALLIVFALLTGCVTTGKVNPMDTSKGRDEARQAYVQLGLGYLQEGSTERAKIPLKKALELNSSDADANAALALVFQAEMEPELAEQHFRKALNARSDARILNNYGSFLYEQKRYKEAYELFEKAAADTLYPERSRVFENLGMTAVALGQREVAQQNLEKALRLNRQQPRALLEMAEMSYQDMHYVPAKEYFDRFTQLSEHTARSLLLGTRLAKVYEDKNKAASYGLQLKRLYPGTPEYQQYLSEQR
- a CDS encoding YfgM family protein, yielding MSSTEDEQMGELKDWWQRNGKPLVTGGLLALVVVFGWQAWTRYQSNQSQSASNLYQQLLEASLTPTGKPDTAQVADLAGKLKNEFGGTAYAQYASLFLAKAAVDTGKLDDAAAELKTVVDKPADTTLGEIARQRLAQVMAAQNKAEDALKLLDGDADKAFLAAREELKGDLLVQLGRSDDAYAAYQKAKAALSDEAAVGGLQIKLDDLAKGDA
- the hscA gene encoding Fe-S protein assembly chaperone HscA; this encodes MALLQIAEPGQSPQPHQRRLAVGIDLGTTNSLVAALRSGLSEPLADADGQVILPSAVRYHADRIEVGAAAKAAAASDPLNTVLSVKRLMGRGLADVKQLGEQLPYRFVGGESHMPFIETAQGPKSPVEVSADILKALRQRAEDTLGGELVGAVITVPAYFDDAQRQATKDAARLAGLNVLRLLNEPTAAAVAYGLDQHAEGLVAIYDLGGGTFDISILRLTGGVFEVLATGGDSALGGDDFDHAIAGWIVEQAGVSANLDPGAQRQLLQAACAAKEALSQAHSTTITYGSWSAELTRDAFQALIEPMVARSLKACRRAVRDANIEIDEILAVVMVGGSTRVPRVREAVGELFGRQPLTDIDPDQVVAIGAAIQADTLAGNKRDGGELLLLDVIPLSLGLETMGGLMEKVIPRNTTIPVARAQDFTTYKDGQSALLVHVLQGERELISDCRSLARFELRGIPAMVAGAAKIRVTFQVDADGLLSVSARELGSGVEASIQVKPSYGLTDGEIARMLTDSFQYAGDDKVARQLREHQVDGERLLEAVQAALDADGERLLDDEERMVIGLQMDELRALVKGNDGPAIEQQTKLLSQVTDAFAARRMNNAVKDALSGRNLNEIEE
- the iscX gene encoding Fe-S cluster assembly protein IscX; amino-acid sequence: MNYGWNDVQRIAEELEEQHPELDPYSIGFTRLQQMIKQLPDFDDTSGRVGEKVLEAVQTLWAAEKG
- the ndk gene encoding nucleoside-diphosphate kinase, whose protein sequence is MAVQRTFSIIKPDAVAKNVIGEITTRFEKAGLRVVASKLKQLSKAEAEGFYAEHSARGFFGELVAFMTSGPVVVQVLEGENAIALNRELMGATNPKEAAAGTIRADFAESIDANAVHGSDSEAAAAREIAYFFATTEVTTR